A single region of the Chitinophaga niabensis genome encodes:
- a CDS encoding FGGY-family carbohydrate kinase: MARVPVIVIFDVGKTNKKLFLFDEQYRIIFERTARFTETTDEDGDPCENLESLRLSVFDSLREVFKMKDIEVKAINFSTYGASLVYINEDGNPLTPLYNYLKTYPEPLKQQFYKKYGGEAAFSVQSASPVLGSLNSGMQLYRLKQERPDVFASMKYALHLPQYMSYLLSGTACSDITSIGCHTNLWDFTTNSYHRWVKEEGILEKLAPLMPSNEVMPAVFPGNNYHIGTGLHDSSAALIPYLVSFHEPFILISTGTWCISFNPFNESPLTAEELEQDCLCYMTFQGKPIKASRLFAGYEHEQQVKRISDHFKQPALRYRNLDYDPTIPLKPAGNFADRQLVDFPDDVAAYHQLMFDIAVQQQHSTGLVVKGTKVRRIFVDGGFSKNVIYMNMLAMLFPEIEIYAASMAQATAMGAALAIHPTWNKKSLPNDLIELKYYAVKQEHLPF, translated from the coding sequence ATGGCAAGAGTTCCCGTTATAGTGATATTTGATGTTGGTAAAACCAACAAGAAATTGTTCCTGTTTGATGAGCAATACAGGATCATATTTGAAAGAACTGCCCGTTTCACAGAAACAACAGATGAAGACGGGGACCCGTGTGAAAACCTGGAAAGCCTCCGCCTCTCTGTATTTGATTCGCTCCGGGAAGTTTTTAAAATGAAGGACATTGAAGTAAAGGCCATCAACTTCTCCACTTACGGAGCCAGCCTGGTATACATCAATGAAGACGGGAATCCGCTTACACCTTTGTATAACTACCTGAAAACATACCCGGAACCGTTAAAGCAACAGTTTTATAAAAAGTATGGTGGTGAAGCAGCATTCAGTGTACAGAGCGCATCTCCTGTATTGGGAAGCCTCAACTCCGGCATGCAGCTTTACCGGCTGAAACAGGAGCGGCCTGATGTTTTTGCATCTATGAAGTATGCCCTGCATCTGCCACAATACATGAGTTACCTCCTGTCCGGCACAGCCTGTTCTGATATTACCAGCATCGGCTGCCATACCAATCTCTGGGATTTCACCACTAACAGTTATCATCGCTGGGTGAAGGAGGAAGGGATCCTGGAAAAACTGGCACCCCTGATGCCTTCCAACGAAGTGATGCCTGCCGTATTTCCCGGCAACAACTATCATATTGGCACGGGCCTGCATGATAGCTCGGCAGCGCTGATCCCTTACCTGGTGAGTTTCCACGAGCCGTTCATATTAATTTCCACCGGCACCTGGTGTATCAGTTTTAATCCTTTCAACGAAAGCCCGCTTACGGCGGAAGAACTGGAACAGGATTGCCTCTGTTACATGACCTTCCAGGGAAAACCGATCAAAGCGTCGCGGCTTTTTGCAGGTTATGAACATGAACAGCAGGTGAAACGTATCTCGGATCATTTTAAACAACCGGCGCTGCGTTACAGGAACCTGGATTACGATCCAACCATTCCCCTGAAACCGGCAGGTAATTTTGCGGACAGGCAGCTGGTAGATTTTCCGGATGATGTAGCGGCCTATCATCAGCTCATGTTTGATATTGCTGTACAGCAGCAGCATTCAACCGGCCTGGTAGTGAAAGGCACAAAAGTGCGGCGGATCTTTGTGGATGGAGGTTTTAGTAAGAATGTGATCTACATGAACATGCTGGCCATGTTATTCCCGGAGATAGAGATCTATGCCGCTTCTATGGCACAGGCTACAGCTATGGGCGCAGCCCTGGCTATTCACCCTACCTGGAATAAAAAGAGCCTGCCTAATGACCTTATTGAACTGAAATATTACGCGGTAAAACAGGAGCACCTGCCCTTTTGA